From Triticum urartu cultivar G1812 chromosome 2, Tu2.1, whole genome shotgun sequence, a single genomic window includes:
- the LOC125535799 gene encoding cellulose synthase-like protein D3: MSKAPRNPGGGSAGAPKSSSGQPVKFARRTPSGRYLSLSREDIDMEGEMGPDYANYTVHIPPTPDNQPMKDGAEPTAVAMKAEEQYVSNSLFTGGFNSVTRAHLMDRVIDSDVKHPQMAGAKATRCAMPACDGKVMRNERGEEIDPCECRFKICRDCYLDAQKDGCLCPGCKEHYKIGDYADDDPHDVSSGKSLLARNQNGEFDHNRWLFESSGTYGYGNAFMPKGGMYEDDLDEDGVGGDGGMQDMNQKPFKPLTRKIPMPTSIISPYRIFIVIRFFVLIFYLTWRIRNPNMEALWLWGMSIVCELWFAFSWLLDMLPKVNPINRSTDLAVLKEKFETPSPSNPHGRSDLPGLDVFVSTADPEKEPVLTTANTILSILAVDYPVEKLACYVSDDGGALLTFEAMAEAASFANIWVPFCKKHDIEPRNPDSYFALKGDPTKGKRRSDFVKDRRKVKREYDEFKVRINGLPDSIRRRSDAFNAREDMKMLKHLRETGADPSEQPKVKKATWMADGTHWPGTWAVSSPDHAKGNHAGILQVMLRPPSPDPLYGMHDEDQLIDYSDVDTRLPMLVYMSREKRPGYDHNKKAGAMNALVRCSAVMSNAPFILNFDCDHYINNNQAVREAMCFMMDRGGERICFIQFPQRFEGIDPSDRYANHNTVFFDGNMRALDGLQGPMYVGTGCMFRRFALYGFDPPRTAEYTGWLFKKKKVTNFKDPDSDTQQLKAEDFDAELTAQLVPRRFGNSSAMLASIPIAEFQARPIADHPAVLHGRPPGTLTVPRPPLDPPTVAEAVSVISCWYEDKTEWGDRVGWIYGSVTEDVVTGYRMHNRGWRSVYWISKRDAFLGTAPINMTDRLHQVLRWATGSVEIFFSRNNAFLASRKLMFLQRVAYLNVGIYPFTSIFLLTYCFIPALSLFSGFFIVQTLNVAFLFYLLTITITLIALGILEVKWSGIELEDWWRNEQFWLISGISAHLYAVVQGLLKVMAGIEISFTLTAKAAADDNEDIYADLYVVKWSSLLIPPITIGMLNIIAIAFAFARTIYSENPRWGKFIGGGFFSFWVLAHLNPFAKGLMGRRGKTPTIIFVWSGLISITISLLWVALSPPEANSTGGARSGGFQFP, from the exons ATGTCGAAGGCGCCCAGGAACCCCGGCGGCGGGTCGGCGGGCGCGCCCAAGTCGTCGTCCGGGCAGCCGGTGAAGTTCGCGCGCCGGACGCCCAGCGGGCGGTATCTCAGCCTGTCGCGCGAGGACATAGACATGGAGGGCGAGATGGGGCCGGACTACGCCAACTACACGGTGCACATCCCGCCCACCCCGGACAACCAGCCCATGAAGGACGGCGCGGAGCCGACAGCCGTGGCGATGAAGGCCGAGGAGCAGTACGTGTCCAACTCGCTCTTCACCGGCGGGTTCAACAGCGTGACCCGCGCCCACCTCATGGACAGGGTCATCGACTCCGACGTGAAGCACCCGCAGATGGCCGGGGCCAAGGCCACCCGCTGCGCCATGCCGGCCTGCGACGGCAAGGTCATGCGCAACGAGCGCGGCGAGGAGATCGACCCCTGCGAGTGTAGGTTCAAGATCTGCCGTGACTGCTACCTGGACGCGCAGAAGGACGGCTGTCTCTGCCCGGGGTGCAAGGAGCACTACAAGATCGGCGACTACGCCGACGACGACCCGCATGACGTGTCGTCGGGGAAGTCCCTGCTCGCCCGGAACCAGAACGGGGAGTTCGACCACAACCGGTGGCTCTTCGAGAGCTCCGGCACCTACGGCTATGGCAACGCGTTCATGCCCAAGGGCGGCATGTACGAGGATGACCTAGACGAGGACGGCGTAGGCGGCGACGGTGGCATGCAAGACATGAACCAGAAGCCGTTCAAGCCGCTGACGCGCAAGATACCGATGCCGACGTCCATCATCAGCCCGTACCGGATCTTCATCGTCATCCGGTTCTTCGTGCTCATCTTCTACCTCACGTGGCGTATCCGCAACCCCAACATGGAGGCGCTCTGGCTGTGGGGCATGTCCATCGTCTGCGAGCTCTGGTTCGCCTTCTCCTGGCTCCTCGACATGCTCCCCAAGGTGAACCCCATCAACCGCAGCACCGACCTCGCCGTGCTCAAGGAGAAGTTCGAGACGCCCTCGCCGTCCAACCCGCACGGCAGGTCCGACCTGCCGGGCCTCGACGTCTTCGTCTCCACCGCCGACCCGGAGAAGGAGCCCGTGCTCACCACCGCTAACACCATCCTCTCCATCCTCGCCGTGGACTACCCCGTGGAGAAGCTGGCATGCTACGTGTCCGACGACGGCGGCGCGCTGCTCACCTTCGAGGCCATGGCGGAGGCCGCCAGCTTCGCCAACATATGGGTGCCGTTCTGCAAGAAGCACGACATCGAGCCCCGCAACCCGGACAGCTACTTCGCCCTCAAGGGAGACCCCACCAAGGGCAAGCGGCGCTCCGACTTCGTCAAGGACCGCCGCAAGGTGAAGCGGGAATACGATGAGTTCAAGGTGCGGATCAACGGCCTCCCGGACTCCATCCGCCGCCGCTCCGACGCCTTCAACGCCCGCGAGGACATGAAGATGCTCAAGCACCTCCGCGAGACCGGCGCCGACCCGTCGGAGCAGCCCAAGGTCAAAAAGGCCACCTGGATGGCCGACGGCACGCATTGGCCGGGCACATGGGCCGTCTCCTCGCCTGACCATGCCAAGGGCAACCACGCCGGCATCCTACAG GTGATGCTGAGGCCGCCGTCGCCGGACCCGCTGTACGGCATGCACGACGAGGACCAGCTGATCGACTACAGCGACGTGGACACCCGGCTGCCGATGCTGGTGTACATGTCGCGGGAGAAGCGGCCGGGCTACGACCACAACAAGAAGGCAGGCGCCATGAACGCCCTGGTGCGATGCTCCGCCGTCATGTCCAACGCGCCCTTCATCCTCAACTTCGACTGCGACCACTACATCAACAACAATCAGGCCGTCCGCGAGGCCATGTGCTTCATGATGGACCGCGGCGGCGAGCGCATCTGCTTCATCCAGTTCCCGCAGAGGTTCGAGGGCATCGACCCCTCCGACCGCTACGCCAACCACAACACCGTCTTCTTCGACGGCAACATGCGCGCGCTCGACGGCCTCCAGGGCCCCATGTACGTCGGCACCGGCTGCATGTTCCGCCGCTTCGCTCTCTACGGCTTCGACCCGCCGCGGACCGCCGAGTACACGGGCTGGCTCTTCAAGAAGAAGAAGGTGACCAACTTCAAGGACCCCGACTCGGACACCCAGCAGCTCAAGGCGGAGGACTTCGACGCCGAGCTCACCGCGCAGCTCGTGCCCAGGCGGTTCGGCAACTCGTCGGCGATGCTGGCGTCCATCCCCATCGCCGAGTTCCAGGCACGTCCAATCGCCGACCACCCCGCCGTGCTGCATGGAAGGCCGCCGGGCACGCTCACCGTGCCGCGCCCGCCGCTGGACCCGCCTACCGTTGCCGAGGCCGTCTCCGTCATCTCCTGCTGGTACGAGGACAAGACCGAGTGGGGAGACCGCGTGGGATGGATCTACGGCTCCGTCACAGAGGACGTGGTCACCGGCTACCGCATGCACAACCGCGGCTGGCGCTCCGTCTACTGGATCAGCAAACGGGATGCCTTCCTCGGCACAGCCCCCATCAACATGACCGACCGACTGCACCAG GTGTTGCGTTGGGCGACCGGGTCCGTGGAGATCTTCTTCTCCCGGAACAACGCGTTCCTGGCGTCGCGGAAGCTCATGTTCCTGCAGCGGGTCGCGTACCTCAACGTCGGAATCTACCCGTTCACCTCCATCTTCCTGCTCACCTACTGCTTCATCCCGGCGCTTTCCCTCTTCTCCGGGTTCTTCATCGTGCAGACGCTCAACGTCGCCTTCCTCTTCTACCTCCTCACCATCACGATCACCCTCATCGCGCTCGGCATCCTCGAGGTCAAGTGGTCAGGCATCGAACTCGAGGACTGGTGGCGCAATGAGCAATTCTGGCTCATCTCAG GCATAAGCGCGCACCTATATGCGGTGGTGCAGGGGTTGCTCAAGGTGATGGCCGGGATTGAGATCTCCTTCACACTGACCGCCAAGGCGGCGGCCGACGACAACGAGGATATCTACGCGGATCTCTACGTCGTCAAGTGGTCATCGCTGCTCATCCCGCCCATCACCATCGGCATGCTCAACATCATCGCCATCGCCTTCGCCTTCGCCCGCACCATCTACAGCGAAAACCCACGGTGGGGCAAGTTCATCGGCGGCGGTTTCTTCAGTTTTTGGGTGCTCGCTCATCTCAACCCATTCGCCAAGGGTCTCATGGGCCGCCGCGGCAAGACACCCACCATCATCTTTGTCTGGTCAGGCCTCATATCCATCACCATCTCCCTCCTGTGGGTGGCCCTCAGTCCACCAGAGGCGAACTCCACCGGTGGTGCACGAAGCGGCGGATTCCAGTTCCCTTGA